A segment of the Sphingobacterium oryzagri genome:
TCCAACGTTGAAAATGCATCGGTCTGCGGCAGCCATTGCGGCAGGACAAGGCTTTGCGGGGCAAATTGGCGCGGGCCATATACTGTTTCTTCGATGGTAAAATTACGTTGGCCGTAAGCCAACGAAGATCCGAACAAGAACAGGATAAGTAGTTTCTTCATTTTACTAATCATTTAACGGCTGCTAAATTAGGAAAATGAACGTTAAACTAAAATTGATCCTGTTCGGTACAAGAATTTTATAAAGGTCTTATCCAAATATTACGGAAATGTACCATGTCGCCATGATCCTGCAAAATGATCGGTCCGGCGCCATGTGCTTCTAACTTCGGTAGGCCAATGTATGCTGTTGCACCTTCTATCTGTGTGTTGTTTTGTACCAATACACCATTATGTAATACTGTGACCATTCCTTTGCTGATCAACATGCCGTCTTTGTTAAAACGCGGCGCTTTATAAATCACATCATAGCGGTGCCAGTTGTCGCCTTCGGCGCGTACCTCAACAAGCGGTGGCCGCTGCTTGTAAATACTGCCTGCTTGTCCGTTTACGTAGGTTGGATTGTTGTTATTATCCAAAACCTGTAGCTCATACAAACCTTGTAAAAAGATTCCGCTATTTCCGCGTCCCTGGCCTTCGCCTTTTATTTTCTCCGGACTTTTCCATTCAATATGCAACTGGAAATCTTCAAATTTTTGTTTGGTTTGGATATCTCCGGTGCCAGGCTTGACGGTTAAGGTGCCGTTTTCAACGGTCCATGGCGCGGGCTGTCCAGTCGTTTTATTGCTTTCCCATTGGTTCAGGTTTGTGCCATCAAAAAGGACAATCGCATCGCTGGGAACTTGTGCTTTTAGCGTAACCACAGGCGGTTTCGGACTGTAAAATTCGGTATCTTCCGGCTTAAAGTCTGTTTGCGCAAAAGATGTAGCCGTCAGTAAGCTGCACGCCAAGGTGCTCAAAAGGTTGATTTTCATATACAGATTGTTTAGCTAAGCAATAATACGTATTATATTTGGTCATTATATGCAAAAATGTCGATAATAAGGCCGATTTGCAGGGGGATATGGCTATAAACAGTGCCGTAGTTGATGGCAGTCCTAATTTTTTTCTATGTTTGCAAGATGGGAACAATAACACAAGAGGTCGCCTTAAAAGACCTTCGATTTTTCTCTCCAATAGGCTATTACGCCGAAGAACGCATCTTGGGCAATGAATTTTTTGTGGATGTCATCGTTAGTTTTCCTTTTCAGAACGAGGCTTCTGATGAGCTTCGTAATACGTTGAATTATGAAGAACTTTATGCGATTGTCCGTGCTGCGATGGGTCAGGAGCGTAAACTTTTGGAGTCTGCTGCCGAAGAAATTTTGCAGACCGCCAGGCTGACTTTTGCTTTTGCAGCGGAGATTCGCGTCGCTATCCGTAAAACGACGCCGCCTTTTGGTATCGATCACGTGCACACCCAGGTTTCGCTCGTGTACAAAAAATAGCTGCTTTTCCTTTTTTATATGATCGGGCGAAGCGCAAACGCCAGCAAAGTGCCTCGCGTAGAAATATTTTTATATGCTTAACTGCTTATATGACAGTTTAATGCGATTTGTGATATTATTTAAAGGACATAATGGCATTGCTTTGTGGTTTTCAACGACAAAATGTCTTGTTTTTATAAAAAAGCCGATTCGGTATAAGGTTTGTTTTGTAATTAACATCATTAAACAAAGAAAAAATTAGGAGGACATAAAAATGGCATTAATTAAATTTCCAACAAAAACTGTGAATTCTGATGTTGTTAATCCGTATGTAAACAACATTTTTGACAATTTATTTAACGATTCGTTTATCACCGATCGATTGGTTACGCGTGTTCCAGCAGTGAATATTGCTGAAACCGAACAGGCTTTTAAAATCGAATTGGCGGCGCCAGGCTTGCAGAAATCAGATTTTAAGATCAACGTAGACAAAAATTTGATCAGCATCGGTGTAGAGAAAAAAGACGAGCAGGCCGTAGAAGAAAAGCTATATAGTAAACGCGAATTTAGCTACACATCGTTCAGCCGTTCGTTTACATTGCCTGAAACCGTAGATTATAATAGTATTGAAGCAGCGTACACAGATGGGGTGTTGATTGTATCAGTAGGGAAGAAAGAAGATGCGATTGTCGCTAAGCGACTAATCGAAGTGAGATAAGATAAGTACGTGTTTAAGTTTTAAGGTGAGGAAGGGCTCTGCATAGCGGAGTTCTTCCTTTTTTTTGTTAGGAGCTTTACCGCTTTGCGAAATTGTGAACGCTCGCAATATTAACGCTTTGCGAACAACGTCATTAACGTTTCACCAAGCGATGGAAGACAAGGAATTGACGCGGGTCGTGCGGTGGGAAGGCATAAGGATTATTGGTCAAAATTATTCAAAAAAATTTTGACCTGTCATCCTGGCCTGCGCGGCAATTGGCTTGTGTGAGAGGGGTATGTGCGACAAATCGCCTCGATGAAACAAAAGGCTTTTGCTTCCTTTTGGCCTTCAAAAGGAAGTCCCGTCCCGGAAAGGGACAAAAAAGTAAGTTGAAACGATCTTTTTCCCTCCCACAAACCTTTCCGCCGCTCGCCGCGGCAAGGCCTTCCTTGGAAGAACCCAAGGAAGCAAGGTTCCTCTGTCTCATGAAGGTGGTTTGTCGCACAAGCCTTCACACAAAAAGCAATAGGCTCACAAAGCTGGAATAACATCGAAACCCTTAAGCGGATTTCGATATGATTCCTAGGCTTTATCCTCCACACAAAAAGCCATCGCCTATCGCTTTTCTCCCACCACAGCATGAGACATTTTTTGGCGCTATGCAGAGTTGTGAACGCTAGCGTCAATACACGCTATGTGATTAACATCATCAACGTTTCATTAAGCGATGGGAGACAAGCAATGGACGCAGGTTGTGTGTTGGGAAGGCATGAGAAATTGTTATAAAAAATTCTAAAAAGATTTTTTCTAATAATTTCTAGCCTGCGCGTCAATTGGCTTGTGTGGGAAGGATGGTGCGACAGATCGCCTCGATGAAACAAAAGGCTTTTGCTTCCTTTTGGCCTTCAAAAGGAAGTCCCCGTTCCGGAAAGGGACAATAGCGAGATACGACTCCGCCGGAGTCGAAATAACAAATCATGTCAATTTGCTATAAATATATGACCTCGCTGAGGTCCATAAACAACTATTCATCATCGGGCATCACACGTGATCACGCAGTCGAATCCAAGGCCGTTTGATTGAAATATCACTTTTTAAAAATGTGAACGCTTGCGTTATTAAACGCTTCGCGAGCTACGTCATTAACGTTTCATCAAGCGATGGGAAACGAGCAATTGACGCCGGTTGTGTAGGGGGAAGGCATGAGAAATTGTTATGAAAAATACAAAAGAATTTTTTTATAACAATTTCTAGCCTGCGCGGCAATTGGCTTGTGTGGGAAGGATTCGTGCGACAGATCGCCTAGATGAAACAAAAGGCTTTTGCTTCCTTTTGGCCTTCAAAAGGAAGTCCCCGTCCCGGAAAGGGACAACAGCGATATTGGCGATTTTGTACTAAAAATTTGGAAAGGTTAACACTGTTCTTTATTTTTGAAATTGATTTTTAGCTATGGGGATTAAAGAACGAAAGACAAAACATAAAGAAGATTTACGGAAACGGATTTTGGAAGCGGCAAAAAAGCTTTTTGTAACGGCAGGTTACGAAGCAACATCCATCCGGAAAATTGCTCAAGAGATAGAATTTAGCCCGACGACGATCTACTTGTATTACAAAGATAAAAGTGATATCATCTATGCCCTGCATCAAGAGGGATTCTTGATGTTACGTCAAGATTTTCAGCCATTAATGCAAGTTGATTCGCCGTTTGAACGATTGAAGGCTATTGGCAAATGTTACATCCGCTTTGCGCTGACGCAGCCTGACTTCTATGAAGTGATGTTTATGATGAAAGGGCCTATGGAGTACCTGAAAGTCCACTGCGTGGATGGCGAATGGGCCGAGGGTGAACGTGTTTTTGACTTTTTATTGCAAACCGTTCGTGACTGCCAGGAAGTAGGTTATTTCCAGCAGTTAGATGTGGTGCAGGTAGCCGTGCAGGCCTGGTCTTCGGTTCACGGTCTTTGTTCATTGTTTGTCTCCGGACATTTGAAGAGCATGATGGAGGTGGTGTTGGACGAGGACAATCAGGAACGGATGATTGAACAGGCTTTTCGCGTTTTTGTACATTATTTGGAAGCAACAAAATAAAAAAATTTAGACATAAACTTAACACTGTTAATAATGAGAACACTATTTATATGTGTCGTTGCGCTACTCAGCAGTTTGTTCGCGGCGCGTGCCCAAAGCACATCGCTCGATGGTTATTTGCAGGAAGGGCTTGCTAATAACCTGGTCTTGAAAGAGAAAAACCTGTCCTTGCAGCGGGCGCTCAACGCCATGCAGGTAGCGAAGTCTTTGTACCTTCCGGCCATCGATTTAGATGTCCTTTATTCACATGCGCAAGGTGGGCGATCGATCGAATTACCGATCGGCGATTTGCTCAATCCGGTATATAATACGTTGAATACCTTGACAGCATCGCAGGCATTTCCGCAAATCAATAATGAAACGATCAATTTCCTGCCGCAAAATTATTACGATGCG
Coding sequences within it:
- a CDS encoding 3-keto-disaccharide hydrolase, with translation MKINLLSTLACSLLTATSFAQTDFKPEDTEFYSPKPPVVTLKAQVPSDAIVLFDGTNLNQWESNKTTGQPAPWTVENGTLTVKPGTGDIQTKQKFEDFQLHIEWKSPEKIKGEGQGRGNSGIFLQGLYELQVLDNNNNPTYVNGQAGSIYKQRPPLVEVRAEGDNWHRYDVIYKAPRFNKDGMLISKGMVTVLHNGVLVQNNTQIEGATAYIGLPKLEAHGAGPIILQDHGDMVHFRNIWIRPL
- a CDS encoding dihydroneopterin aldolase encodes the protein MGTITQEVALKDLRFFSPIGYYAEERILGNEFFVDVIVSFPFQNEASDELRNTLNYEELYAIVRAAMGQERKLLESAAEEILQTARLTFAFAAEIRVAIRKTTPPFGIDHVHTQVSLVYKK
- a CDS encoding Hsp20/alpha crystallin family protein codes for the protein MALIKFPTKTVNSDVVNPYVNNIFDNLFNDSFITDRLVTRVPAVNIAETEQAFKIELAAPGLQKSDFKINVDKNLISIGVEKKDEQAVEEKLYSKREFSYTSFSRSFTLPETVDYNSIEAAYTDGVLIVSVGKKEDAIVAKRLIEVR
- a CDS encoding TetR/AcrR family transcriptional regulator is translated as MGIKERKTKHKEDLRKRILEAAKKLFVTAGYEATSIRKIAQEIEFSPTTIYLYYKDKSDIIYALHQEGFLMLRQDFQPLMQVDSPFERLKAIGKCYIRFALTQPDFYEVMFMMKGPMEYLKVHCVDGEWAEGERVFDFLLQTVRDCQEVGYFQQLDVVQVAVQAWSSVHGLCSLFVSGHLKSMMEVVLDEDNQERMIEQAFRVFVHYLEATK